A single window of Marinobacter sp. LA51 DNA harbors:
- a CDS encoding ExbD/TolR family protein, protein MKFKRQRSQEVAVDLTPLIDVVFLLLIFFMVSTTFTRESHLQVELPEASGEPVSPSEVRQIDVVINAEGQYLLNDQALVNNRRETLERGVKELAEGDKSLPFIITADARTPHEFVVRAMDVAGRLGFAKLSITTEREAETK, encoded by the coding sequence GTGAAGTTCAAGCGCCAGAGAAGTCAGGAAGTCGCGGTTGACCTGACACCACTGATCGATGTGGTGTTCCTGCTGCTGATTTTCTTTATGGTCTCAACCACCTTCACCCGCGAGAGCCATCTCCAGGTCGAATTGCCTGAGGCTAGCGGGGAGCCGGTATCGCCTTCAGAGGTTCGCCAGATTGATGTGGTGATCAACGCCGAAGGCCAATACCTGCTCAATGACCAGGCCCTGGTCAACAACCGCCGCGAAACCCTGGAAAGGGGTGTGAAAGAGCTGGCGGAGGGTGACAAATCCCTGCCGTTCATTATTACCGCCGATGCCCGCACCCCCCATGAGTTTGTGGTTCGTGCCATGGACGTCGCCGGTCGTCTCGGCTTTGCCAAACTAAGCATCACCACTGAGCGGGAGGCGGAGACAAAATGA
- a CDS encoding MotA/TolQ/ExbB proton channel family protein: MFELLKAGGILMVPIVACSILALAIILERFWTLRASRVAPSQTLNELWRWIKKKELNGRKLKALQGSSPMGRVLAGGLLNAKHGREIMKESIEHEASQVIHDLERFLNPLGTVATITPLLGLLGTVIGMIKVFAEIQLAGVGNAGNLAGGISEALITTAAGLSVAIPALIAHRYFIRRVDELVVSMEQEAIKLVEVVHGDREIDVEGA, translated from the coding sequence GTGTTCGAGCTGTTAAAAGCCGGTGGCATTTTGATGGTGCCTATTGTTGCGTGTTCCATTCTGGCCCTCGCCATTATCCTGGAGCGTTTCTGGACCTTGCGTGCGTCCAGGGTGGCACCATCCCAGACCCTTAATGAGCTCTGGCGCTGGATCAAGAAAAAAGAACTCAATGGCCGTAAGCTGAAGGCGCTCCAGGGGTCCTCTCCCATGGGCCGCGTTCTGGCGGGTGGTCTGCTCAATGCCAAGCACGGTCGCGAGATCATGAAAGAAAGTATTGAGCATGAAGCCAGCCAGGTTATTCATGACCTCGAACGGTTCCTGAACCCGCTGGGTACGGTGGCTACCATCACGCCGCTGCTTGGTCTCCTGGGCACGGTGATCGGCATGATCAAGGTGTTCGCCGAGATCCAACTGGCAGGTGTCGGCAATGCCGGTAATCTGGCGGGCGGCATATCAGAAGCCCTGATTACTACGGCTGCGGGTCTGAGCGTTGCGATTCCGGCCCTGATTGCCCACCGCTATTTCATTCGTCGTGTCGACGAATTGGTGGTCAGCATGGAGCAAGAGGCCATCAAGCTGGTTGAGGTTGTGCACGGAGACCGCGAAATCGACGTGGAAGGAGCCTGA
- a CDS encoding DNA internalization-related competence protein ComEC/Rec2: protein MASFIAAFCIAFRARQYPLRRIAVLSMALIMGLAWASWHADRRLAERLPAGMEGQRLSVSGYVCDIPSPGSFNSLRFSFCVTQWHKRPHSSNQAVKLPQLLRLAWYGQAERRLPSRRLRLELVLKRPHGTLNDAGFRYEDWLFRKGYRATGTVREAVPDQAVVCSLKCRYHEAHRWIASWVEHRFASADHRPLISSLLVGDRGHLTPVHWQVLQATGTIHLVAISGLHLGLIALGAGFLVRRLLLALPLTWLGEVAQRRCLFAAVMICCLVYALTAGFTVPTQRALLMVLVGGWSLLFARQLPAWQAWIWALAAVLLLDPFAPLDQGFWLSFGAVAVLIWVFAAGLRPLGWFGTLLLAQGALFAGLWPLLQVFGQDQPLIGGLANLLAIPWVSLVVMPGLIGGAVVVAIVPAAIEVVVPFCDGLMEVLWVALTHLAELPSPVIEVGPWEVIGLAGLVLLLVKVPTPGGGTCAGLLFVVWLAMVQSPASPRPNAYLVEPEVRVWDVGQGLAVLVRHQDKVLLYDTGPAVPGVFSAVESTLLPNLKALGVHRIDTLVISHADSDHSGGLAMLARSIKIGKLVTGEVLAVREKLGEASGLVVQPCAVAKEELGGLHIRYWRTIGSRTGNDASCVVRIEHPPSGTEWLLPGDISAATEALYLAHLRRREALAADVTRLVLAPHHGSKTSSSPQWVSALTPEVVIYSAGYRHRYGHPHSSVTARYRNRGVSAFSTACSGMLVAAIEDNRLTIKEKRLDTPFWIGAKGQARDECAIP from the coding sequence GTGGCGAGCTTTATTGCAGCTTTTTGCATTGCGTTTCGAGCCCGTCAGTATCCACTTCGCCGTATCGCTGTCTTGAGCATGGCCCTGATCATGGGGTTGGCCTGGGCCAGCTGGCACGCGGACCGTCGTCTGGCTGAGAGATTGCCTGCGGGCATGGAAGGGCAACGCCTGTCGGTTTCCGGCTACGTCTGTGACATCCCATCGCCCGGAAGCTTCAACAGTCTCCGTTTCAGTTTCTGTGTCACTCAATGGCACAAGCGCCCCCATTCCTCGAATCAAGCCGTCAAGCTACCACAGCTTCTGCGCCTTGCCTGGTACGGACAAGCCGAACGCCGTTTGCCATCACGCCGTTTGAGACTCGAGCTGGTCCTGAAGCGTCCCCACGGCACCTTGAACGATGCTGGATTTCGCTATGAAGACTGGCTTTTTCGCAAAGGCTACCGGGCCACGGGGACGGTCCGGGAGGCAGTTCCGGATCAGGCCGTGGTGTGCAGCTTAAAGTGCCGATACCACGAGGCACACCGCTGGATTGCAAGTTGGGTTGAGCATCGGTTTGCCAGTGCCGACCATCGGCCCTTGATCAGCTCCCTGTTGGTGGGTGATCGGGGGCATCTGACGCCCGTCCATTGGCAGGTTTTGCAGGCCACCGGCACCATTCACCTGGTGGCCATCTCCGGTCTGCATCTGGGGTTGATTGCCCTCGGCGCCGGCTTTCTGGTTCGAAGGCTCCTGTTGGCATTGCCCTTGACCTGGCTGGGTGAGGTTGCTCAGCGGCGCTGTCTTTTTGCGGCGGTAATGATCTGTTGTCTGGTCTATGCCCTGACGGCCGGGTTTACCGTTCCAACCCAACGGGCGCTGCTCATGGTGTTGGTGGGCGGTTGGTCGTTGCTGTTCGCGCGTCAGCTTCCAGCCTGGCAGGCATGGATCTGGGCCTTGGCAGCGGTTTTATTGCTGGATCCGTTTGCGCCGCTGGATCAGGGTTTCTGGCTGTCGTTTGGTGCGGTTGCCGTTCTGATCTGGGTCTTTGCAGCGGGGCTTCGGCCTCTGGGGTGGTTCGGGACACTTCTGCTGGCCCAGGGCGCCTTGTTTGCCGGGCTCTGGCCACTGCTGCAGGTGTTCGGACAGGACCAGCCTTTGATCGGCGGACTGGCCAATTTGTTGGCTATTCCCTGGGTGTCGCTGGTGGTTATGCCCGGTCTGATTGGCGGTGCTGTGGTGGTGGCGATCGTGCCGGCCGCAATTGAGGTGGTGGTTCCGTTCTGTGACGGACTCATGGAAGTGCTCTGGGTGGCGTTGACGCACCTGGCGGAATTGCCGTCTCCGGTCATTGAAGTGGGGCCGTGGGAGGTGATTGGGCTGGCGGGACTGGTACTGTTGCTGGTGAAAGTGCCTACGCCCGGAGGTGGCACTTGCGCCGGTTTGTTGTTCGTGGTTTGGCTGGCAATGGTTCAATCACCCGCATCCCCGCGGCCCAATGCCTATCTGGTTGAGCCAGAGGTGCGAGTCTGGGATGTCGGGCAGGGCCTGGCGGTACTGGTGCGGCATCAGGACAAGGTATTGTTGTACGACACCGGACCAGCCGTACCGGGTGTGTTCTCGGCTGTGGAGTCGACTTTGCTTCCGAATCTGAAAGCACTGGGGGTGCACCGTATCGATACCCTGGTGATCAGTCATGCCGACAGTGATCATTCCGGTGGCCTGGCCATGTTGGCCAGGTCTATCAAGATAGGAAAGCTGGTTACCGGTGAGGTGTTGGCCGTTCGCGAGAAGCTGGGCGAAGCGTCCGGCCTTGTCGTGCAGCCCTGCGCGGTGGCGAAGGAAGAGCTAGGAGGGCTGCACATTCGCTATTGGCGCACTATTGGTTCGCGTACCGGCAACGATGCCTCCTGCGTGGTGCGGATTGAGCATCCGCCATCTGGTACTGAGTGGCTGCTACCCGGAGATATCAGTGCCGCAACTGAGGCGCTCTATCTTGCCCACCTGCGCAGGCGAGAGGCTTTGGCGGCGGATGTGACGCGGCTGGTGCTTGCGCCTCATCATGGCAGTAAGACGTCGTCCTCGCCCCAGTGGGTATCAGCTTTAACTCCGGAGGTGGTGATCTATTCCGCCGGTTACCGGCACCGATACGGGCACCCTCACAGCAGCGTAACGGCCCGCTACCGTAATCGTGGCGTGAGCGCGTTCAGTACTGCCTGTTCCGGAATGCTGGTGGCAGCCATTGAAGATAACCGCTTGACCATCAAAGAGAAGCGCCTGGATACACCGTTCTGGATTGGCGCGAAAGGGCAGGCCCGGGACGAATGTGCGATACCGTGA